The proteins below are encoded in one region of Engystomops pustulosus chromosome 8, aEngPut4.maternal, whole genome shotgun sequence:
- the CREBBP gene encoding CREB-binding protein isoform X1, which translates to MAENLLEGPPNRKRPKLSSPGFSASADSTDFSFFDLENDLPDELIPNGDLGLLNTGGGLGQDASSQNKPLSDLLRGGNPGLGMGRGGSGSPVQQTMGAQGQQNSPGLGNLGGLNKSPLNQGLAANSPSGLNKPQAGTPGPSVPTSQSQKQVGMVAGSPVQQGSAGMCMNSNFNQGHQALLNNNSGHTLMNQAQPTQGQVLNGSLGPANRGRGAGLQYSSPAMQANPGSVLAETLTQGTASMPTHAGMPTSQPGPMAKMGLQGNNGPFGQQIRAQGINPQLPNKPPMANSLPPFPSDMKSSPVANVPNMSPLQAQVQQVGIGATPSMGTGPTADPEKRKLIQQQLVLLLHAHKCQRREQTNGEMRDCALPHCRTMKNVLNHMTHCQAGKACQVAHCASSRQIISHWKNCTRHDCPVCLPLKNASDKRNQQPILGSPSSGVQNPIGAGGGTQQTAPSLSSPNPIDPSSMQRAYAALGLPYGNQSQGPGQQQAQSQVHQQIRGINTMSGNQINLSAGGMATEQQTNLINEASLPNALANTNSLLSDGNNPSAVGNLGTMPTAAPPSTTGVRKAWHEHVTQDLRNHLVHKLVQAIFPTPDPAALKDRRMENLVAYARKVEGDMYESANSRDEYYHLLAEKIYKIQKELEEKRRSRLQKQGILGNQTPLQTPGTQAPALPQTAAAALGQAQPVRPANGPLPMSPVPMNRMQLPSGMNQFNNMPIGNVQIPPAPMGPRAASPLNHPTQMNNMGSVPAMAMSPSRMSQPQTMMGAHGNNMMGPAQTQNQFMQQGQFQTNNAGLGVTLGQTGAAAAVSQQGQAPTASLPISNSMNILGPQTSQLPRPALSQSPLHQAPHQTPPAVTAAAAGMPPVQHPTPTGMTPPQPAAPAQPSTPLPPAGQTPAPTPGSVPNAMQTPSTPTVQAAAQAQLTPKPPTPVPSQSVPTPQPSLLQPTSVHAAAPGTPLSQAAASVDNRVPTPASVASTDNQSAPDHPVADVKQEIKVEEPDPCDNPVEPKTEVSKVEAEVPTQVKEAPAEGTETKPEPMEVEEKKPEVKAEVKEEEENASNNTTPPSTSPFQPRKKIFKPEELRQALMPTLEALYRQDPESLPFRQPVDPQLLGIPDYFDIVKNPMDLSTIKRKLDTGQYQEPWQYVDDVWLMFNNAWLYNRKTSRVYKYCTKLAEVFEQEIDPVMQSLGYCCGRKFEFSPQTLCCYGKQLCTIPRDAAYFSYQNRYHFCEKCFTEIQGDNVTLGEDPAQPQTTISKDQFEKKKNDMLDPEPFVDCKECGRKMHQICVLHYDIIWPSGFVCDNCLKKTGRARKENKFCAKRLQTTRLGSHLEDRVNKFLRRQNHPEAGEVSVRVVASSDKTVEVKPGMKSRFVDTGEMPESFPYRTKALFAFEEIDGVDVCFFGMHVQEYGSDCPLPNTRRVYISYLDSIHFFRPRSLRTAVYHEILIGYLEYVKKLGYVTGHIWACPPSEGDDYIFHCHPPDQKIPKPKRLQEWYKKMLDKAFAERIIHDYKDIFKQATEDRLTSAKELPYFEGDFWPNVLEESIKELEQEEEERKKEESTAACEIPEGCQGDSKNAKKKNNKKTNKNKSSMSRANKKKTSMPNVCNDLSQKLYATMEKHKEVFFVIHFYAGPVINSLPPIVDPDPLLSCDLMDGRDAFLTLARDKHWEFSSLRRSKWSTLCMLVELHTQGQDRFVYTCNECKNHVETRWHCTVCEDYDLCVNCYNCKNHEHKMVKWGLGLDDESNSQGEAQSKSPQESRRLSIQRCIQSLVHACQCRNANCSLPSCQKMKRVVQHTKGCKRKTNGGCPVCKQLIALCCYHAKHCQENKCPVPFCLNIKQKLRQQQIQHRLQQAQLMRRRMATMNTRTVPQQPLPSPTPATPGTPTQQPSTPQTPQPAPQPSPGGMASPGFPSVARTQPTNVASQGKPTNSLPVVPPQPTVQPPPAAVAAARQIELEAQQQQQLYRVTNIEGMPSVRPGMVNPTVANVNSLQQMGMTVPRPGPINPPPIMTGMQPGQWSTNPMPQQTQLQQNIQRPAVMQMTAAQQAVAGPRMQGVPQQQPRNISPNALQDLLRTLKSPSSPQQQQQVLNILKSNPQLMAAFIKQRTAKYAANQPGMQPQQAPQQPPQQPGMHPQPGLQNMNPMQVGVQRPNVPQQQPGMNPQSQGIGLMNSGHNPSLANMNPQYREMLRRQIMQQQQQQSGAGMAGGMAAHAQFQQPQGGYPQSQQALQQQRMQHLSIQSGPMGQIPQMAQQGLGTDGTPPSLQQALRIQQQLKQQIASGGQPNPMSPQQHLLTGQPPNTHLPPGQQIATSLSNQVRSPAPVQSPRPQSQPPHSSPSPRVQPQPSPHHVSPQTGSPHPGLAASIGTSLDQGHLGNPEQSAMLPQLNPPNRGALTNDLSLVGDTSGDTLEKFVEGL; encoded by the exons ATTTTTCATTCTTCGACTTGGAAAATGACCTTCCAGATGAGTTGATTCCTAATGGAGATCTGGGGCTCTTGAACACTGGCGGAGGACTAGGACAAGATGCATCTTCCCAAAACAAGCCGCTTTCAGATCTGCTACGCGGCGGGAATCCTGGACTCGGAATGGGGAGAGGGGGCTCTGGTAGCCCCGTACAACAAACTATGGGAGCTCAAGGCCAGCAGAACAGCCCTGGCCTTGGCAACCTGGGAGGCCTCAACAAGAGTCCCCTCAACCAAGGACTGGCTGCAAATTCTCCATCTGGATTAAACAAGCCTCAAGCTGGCACCCCTGGTCCGTCTGTTCCCACATCACAGTCTCAAAAGCAAGTTGGCATGGTGGCGGGCAGTCCTGTTCAACAGGGATCTGCGGGTATGTGCATGAACTCCAACTTTAACCAAGGGCATCAAGCATTGTTGAATAACAACTCCGGGCACACACTAATGAACCAAGCCCAGCCGACGCAGGGACAGGTACTAAACGGCTCATTGGGACCTGCAAACAGAGGTCGGGGCGCAGGTTTACAGTACAGTTCACCTGCCATGCAAGCGAACCCCGGGAGCGTTCTCGCCGAAACATTAACCCAAGGGACGGCGAGTATGCCGACCCACGCAGGAATGCCTACCAGCCAGCCGGGACCCATGGCCAAG ATGGGACTCCAAGGCAACAACGGCCCTTTTGGGCAGCAAATACGAGCCCAGGGGATCAATCCTCAGCTTCCCAACAAGCCTCCCATGGCAAATAGCCTTCCCCCCTTCCCGTCTGATATGAAAAGCTCACCGGTCGCCAATGTTCCCAACATG TCTCCTTTGCAAGCGCAAGTTCAGCAAGTTGGCATTGGCGCTACACCATCTATGGGAACCGGCCCCACTGCCGACCCTGAGAAACGAAAACTCATCCAGCAGCAGCTGGTTCTCTTGCTGCATGCCCACAAGTGTCAACGGCGCGAGCAAACCAACGGCGAGATGCGAGACTGTGCCCTGCCCCACTGCCGCACTATGAAGAACGTGCTCAATCATATGACGCACTGTCAGGCCGGGAAAGCTTGCCAAG TCGCTCACTGCGCTTCCTCAAGACAAATAATTTCCCACTGGAAGAACTGTACGCGGCATGACTGTCCTGTGTGCCTCCCCTTGAAGAACGCCAGCGACAAAAGGAACCAGCAGC CTATTCTCGGATCGCCTTCCAGTGGGGTGCAGAATCCCATTGGGGCGGGAGGTGGAACCCAACAAACCGCTCCGTCCCTCAGCAGCCCCAATCCTATTGATCCCAGCTCCATGCAGAGGGCGTACGCTGCGCTGGGTCTTCCTTATGGTAACCAGTCTCAGGGCCCTGGGCAGCAGCAGGCGCAGTCTCAAGTTCATCAGCAGATACGCGGCATCAATACAATGA GTGGGAATCAGATAAACCTCTCTGCCGGTGGGATGGCGACTGAACAACAGACTAACCTGATCAATGAAGCTTCTCTTCCCAATGCCCTGGCAAATACAAA CTCCCTTTTGAGCGATGGTAACAATCCCAGCGCTGTTGGCAACTTGGGTACAATGCCTACAGCGGCACCGCCATCTACAACAGGGGTTAGGAAAGCCTGGCATGAGCATGTGACCCAGGACCTCCGAAACCATCTGGTCCACAAATT AGTCCAAGCAATCTTCCCTACACCTGACCCTGCAGCCCTGAAAGACCGGCGAATGGAAAACCTGGTGGCTTACGCCCGCAAAGTGGAGGGCGACATGTACGAGTCGGCCAACAGCAGG GATGAATATTACCACTTGCTTGCCGAAAAAATCTACAAAATCCAGAAGGAACTAGAAGAGAAACGAAGGTCGCGTTTGCAGAAACAAGGCATTCTGGGTAACCAGACTCCTCTCCAGACACCTGGTACTCAGGCCCCAGCTCTTCCACAGACAGCTGCGGCAGCTCTTGGCCAAGCACAGCCTGTCCGGCCAGCCA atggcCCCCTCCCGATGTCTCCGGTTCCCATGAACAGGATGCAGCTGCCTTCAG GAATGAACCAGTTTAATAACATGCCCATCGGAAATGTACAGATACCTCCTGCTCCGATGGGACCTCGTGCTGCATCCCCGCTCAACCACCCCACGCAAATGAACAACATGGGATCTGTGCCAGCG ATGGCCATGTCTCCTTCCCGTATGTCCCAGCCACAGACCATGATGGGTGCACATGGCAATAATATGATGGGTCCAGCACAGACTCAGAATCAGTTCATGCAACAAGGACAGTTTCAGACCAATAATGCTGGCTTAGGAGTGACCCTGGGGCAAACAGGAGCAGCGGCCGCCGTGTCACAG cagggacaagCACCAACTGCATCTTTGCCCATAAGCAACTCCATGAATATACTGGGCCCCCAAACCAGTCAGCTTCCAAGGCCGGCCCTCTCCCAGTCTCCCCTCCATCAGGCCCCTCATCAGACGCCTCCTGCAGTCACGGCTGCCGCTGCTGGTATGCCTCCTGTTCAGCACCCAACACCAACCGGCATGACCCCACCACAGCCAGCAGCACCGGCCCAGCCTTCCACTCCGCTGCCACCCGCTGGACAGACCCCAGCTCCCACACCTGGCTCTGTTCCTAATGCCATGCAGACACCGAGCACCCCAACAGTGCAGGCGGCTGCTCAGGCTCAGCTCACTCCAAAGCCTCCTACACCTGTGCCCAGCCAATCTGTGCCCACCCCACAGCCATCTCTGCTGCAACCAACCTCTGTGCATGCGGCTGCCCCTGGCACTCCT CTTTCTCAGGCAGCTGCAAGTGTTGACAACCGTGTGCCTACACCTGCCTCGGTGGCCAGCACCGACAACCAATCGGCCCCTGATCATCCAGTGGCTGATGTCAAACAAGAAATCAAAGTCGAAGAGCCAGACCCCTGTGACAACCCAGTGGAGCCCAAAACAGAGGTAAGCAAG GTGGAAGCAGAGGTCCCCACTCAGGTAAAGGAAGCACCGGCCGAAGGAACAGAAACAAAACCAGAACCAATGGAAGTTGAGGAAAAGAAGCCGGAGGTAAAAGCAGAAgtcaaggaagaggaggagaatgcaaGTAATAACACTACCCCTCCGTCCACGTCGCCTTTTCAACCACGAAAAAAGA TATTTAAGCCGGAGGAGCTGCGCCAAGCCCTGATGCCTACCCTTGAAGCACTATATCGGCAAGATCCAGAGTCATTGCCTTTCCGACAGCCGGTGGATCCCCAGTTGCTCGGCATACCA GATTATTTCGATATTGTGAAGAACCCCATGGACTTATCCACTATAAAGCGGAAGCTTGATACGGGACAGTACCAAGAGCCGTGGCAGTATGTGGATGATGTGTGGCTCATGTTCAACAACGCCTGGCTCTATAACCGCAAGACGTCCCGTGTTTACAAGTACTGCACTAAACTCGCCGAGGTGTTTGAGCAGGAGATCGACCCTGTTATGCAGTCACTGGGCTACTGCTGTGGGCGGAAG TTTGAGTTTTCACCACAGACCTTGTGCTGTTACGGGAAGCAGCTATGTACAATCCCTCGGGATGCTGCTTACTTCAGCTATCAGAACAG ATATCACTTCTGTGAAAAGTGTTTCACTGAGATTCAGGGGGACAACGTAACTCTAGGAGAAGATCCTGCCCAGCCTCAAAC gaCAATCTCTAAAGATCAGTTTGAGAAAAAGAAGAATGACATGCTGGATCCTGAGCC GTTTGTGGATTGTAAAGAATGTGGGAGGAAGATGCATCAGATTTGTGTGCTACACTACGACATTATTTGGCCATCTGG ATTTGTCTGTGATAACTGTTTGAAGAAAACTGGAAGGGCACGGAAGGAGAACAAGTTTTGTGCAAAGA GGCTCCAAACAACTCGACTAGGAAGTCATCTTGAGGACCGTGTAAATAAGTTCCTTCGGAGGCAGAATCATCCTGAAGCAGGAGAGGTTTCGGTCAGGGTGGTGGCCAGTTCTGATAAGACGGTGGAAGTCAAACCTGGCATGAAATCCAG ATTTGTAGATACGGGCGAGATGCCGGAGTCCTTTCCTTACCGTACTAAGGCACTTTTTGCCTTTGAGGAGATTGATGGAGTGGACGTGTGTTTTTTCGGCATGCATGTGCAAGAATATGGCTCCGATTGCCCGCTCCCCAACACTAG ACGCGTCTACATCTCATACCTGGACAGTATTCACTTCTTCCGGCCGCGGAGCCTCCGGACAGCTGTGTACCATGAGATACTCATTGGCTATCTGGAATATGTGAAGAAACTTGG CTATGTCACGGGACATATCTGGGCCTGTCCTCCTAGTGAGGGAGATGATTATATCTTTCACTGTCACCCACCCGACCAGAAAATTCCCAAGCCTAAACGTTTACAGGAGTGGTACAAAAAGATGCTGGACAAAGCCTTTGCAGAACGTATTATACATGACTATAAG GACATATTTAAGCAGGCCACAGAGGACCGTCTCACCAGTGCCAAGGAGCTTCCATATTTTGAAGGGGACTTCTGGCCCAATGTACTGGAAGAAAGCATCAAAGAGCTGGAGCAGGAGGAAGAAGAGAGGAAAAAGGAGGAGAGCACGGCCGCATGTGAGATCCCAGAG GGCTGCCAGGGAGACAGCAAGAACGCCAAgaagaaaaacaacaaaaagacGAATAAGAATAAAAGCAGTATGAGCCGGGCAAACAAGAAGAAAACTAGCATGCCCAACGTGTGCAACGATCTGAGCCAGAAACTGTATGCAACCATGGAGAAGCATAAAGAG GTGTTTTTTGTCATCCACTTCTATGCGGGTCCAGTAATCAACTCCCTTCCACCTATTGTGGATCCTGATCCACTTCTAAGCTGCGATTTGATGGATGGACGAGACGCGTTCCTGACCCTGGCCCGGGACAAGCACTGGGAATTCTCCTCACTCCGTCGCTCCAAGTGGTCCACGCTGTGTATGTTGGTGGAGCTGCACACACAGGGACAAGACCGGTTTGTGTACACCTGCAACGAATGCAAGAACCATGTGGAGACACGCTGGCATTGTACTGTATGTGAG GATTATGATCTGTGTGTGAACTGCTACAACTGCAAGAACCATGAGCACAAGATGGTCAAATGGGGCCTGGGTCTGGACGACGAGAGCAATAGTCAAGGAGAAGCGCAGTCTAAGAGCCCGCAGGAATCGCGGCGCCTCAGTATCCAGCGCTGCATCCAGTCATTGGTACACGCCTGCCAGTGTCGCAATGCCAACTGCTCGCTTCCTTCGTGTCAGAAGATGAAGAGAGTTGTCCAGCATACAAAGGGTTGCAAGCGCAAAACGAACGGAGGGTGTCCTGTCTGCAAGCAGCTTATTGCATTGTGTTGCTACCACGCAAAACACTGCCAGGAGAACAAGTGCCCTGTTCCCTTCTGTCTCAACATCAAACAGAAGCTGCGGCAGCAGCAGATACAACACCGGCTGCAGCAGGCCCAGCTCATGAGGCGGCGGATGGCGACTATGAACACACGAACTGTTCCTCAACAGCCTCTACCTTCCCCTACGCCTGCAACTCCTGGAACGCCCACACAACAGCCCAGTACTCCACAGACTCCGCAGCCTGCCCCTCAGCCTTCTCCTGGAGGAATGGCCTCTCCAGGCTTCCCTAGTGTGGCCAGGACTCAGCCTACCAATGTGGCATCGCAGGGAAAGCCTACAAATTCATTGCCTGTAGTTCCTCCCCAACCTACTGTGCAGCCGCCCCCAGCTGCAGTTGCAGCCGCCCGTCAGATAGAGCTGGAGGCgcaacaacagcagcagctctatcggGTTACAAATATTGAGGGCATGCCCAGCGTACGCCCTGGCATGGTGAATCCAACTGTTGCAAATGTAAACTCATTACAGCAAATGGGTATGACTGTGCCACGGCCCGGTCCGATCAATCCCCCTCCCATCATGACAGGCATGCAGCCCGGACAGTGGTCTACGAATCCAATGCCTCAACAGActcaattacagcaaaatatcCAGCGTCCAGCCGTGATGCAAATGACTGCTGCCCAGCAAGCCGTGGCGGGGCCTCGAATGCAAGGAGTTCCGCAGCAGCAGCCGCGCAACATATCGCCCAATGCTTTGCAAGACCTTCTCCGCACCCTCAAGTCTCCCAGCTCTccccagcagcagcaacaggtgcTCAATATCTTGAAGTCCAACCCCCAGTTAATGGCTGCTTTTATCAAGCAAAGAACTGCAAAATATGCGGCCAATCAGCCCGGCATGCAGCCCCAGCAGGCACCGCAGCAGCCACCGCAGCAGCCTGGCATGCATCCTCAGCCAGGGCTGCAGAACATGAATCCCATGCAAGTTGGCGTGCAGAGGCCCAACGTTCCTCAACAACAGCCAGGAATGAACCCGCAGAGCCAGGGCATCGGCCTCATGAATTCAGGTCACAATCCCAGTTTAGCAAATATGAACCCACAGTATCGAGAAATGTTACGGCGGCAAATaatgcagcagcaacagcagcagagcGGAGCAGGGATGGCGGGCGGGATGGCAGCTCACGCGCAGTTCCAGCAGCCGCAAGGAGGATACCCGCAATCTCAGCAAGCTCTACAGCAACAACGGATGCAACACCTCTCCATTCAGAGCGGACCTATGGGGCAGATCCCGCAGATGGCACAGCAAGGATTGGGCACGGATGGGACGCCGCCAAGCCTTCAGCAAGCCTTGCggattcagcagcagctcaagcaGCAGATCGCTTCCGGCGGGCAGCCTAATCCCATGAGTCCTCAGCAGCACCTCCTGACGGGCCAGCCCCCGaatactcaccttccccctgGCCAACAGATCGCAACCTCCCTGAGCAATCAGGTGCGCTCGCCCGCCCCCGTCCAGTCCCCCCGCCCGCAGTCCCAGCCGCCACATTCCAGCCCTTCACCTCGTGTACAGCCGCAGCCTTCTCCCCACCACGTCTCCCCGCAGACGGGCTCGCCTCACCCCGGCCTGGCAGCTTCAATAGGAACCTCCTTAGACCAGGGCCACCTGGGAAACCCCGAACAGAGCGCCATGCTTCCCCAACTCAACCCCCCCAACCGTGGGGCCCTCACAAATGACTTGTCTCTTGTTGGAGATACTTCAGGGGACACCTTGGAAAAGTTTGTCGAGGGATTGTAG